The Paraburkholderia sp. SOS3 genome includes a region encoding these proteins:
- a CDS encoding MFS transporter: MSADSASPRSEFATTLQIIPVVFFTFVCYLNIGIPLAVLPGYVHGGLGFSTVVAGLAISVQYLATLASRALAGRSADTLGPKKTVSNGLIASGVSGVGLLLAALTSHWPALSITLLVVSRLVLGVGESLCGTGAILWGIGRVGTANNARVISWNGIATYGALAIGAPFGVVIARDIGFASLGIAVIALAAAGYALARLVPSVPLVHGERMSYRSVFARVLPHGLGLALGSVGFGSIATFITLFYAARHWPNAALSLTLFGTMFIGARLLFANTIKTYGGFRVAIASFSLECVGLLMLWLAPVPHVALAGAALTGFGFALVFPALGVEAVGLVPPASRGAALSAYSVFLDLSLGVTGPLAGYIAGQFGYASVYLFAAVAAAAAIALTMVLYQRYVRGVTGPTAAV, encoded by the coding sequence ATGTCCGCCGACTCCGCTTCGCCGCGCAGTGAATTTGCGACCACGTTGCAGATCATTCCGGTCGTCTTCTTTACGTTTGTTTGCTACCTGAATATCGGCATTCCGCTCGCGGTGCTGCCGGGCTATGTGCACGGCGGGCTCGGTTTCAGCACGGTGGTCGCCGGCCTCGCGATCAGCGTGCAATACCTCGCCACACTCGCGTCGCGCGCGCTCGCCGGCCGTTCGGCCGATACGCTCGGGCCGAAAAAGACCGTGTCGAACGGGTTGATTGCAAGCGGCGTCAGCGGCGTCGGGCTGCTGCTCGCCGCGCTGACGAGCCACTGGCCCGCGCTGAGCATCACGCTGCTCGTGGTCAGCCGCCTTGTGCTCGGCGTCGGCGAAAGCCTGTGCGGCACCGGCGCGATTCTCTGGGGCATCGGGCGCGTCGGTACCGCGAACAATGCGCGCGTGATCTCGTGGAACGGCATCGCCACTTACGGCGCGCTGGCGATCGGCGCGCCGTTCGGCGTCGTGATCGCGCGCGACATCGGCTTCGCTTCGCTCGGCATCGCGGTCATCGCGCTCGCCGCAGCCGGCTATGCACTCGCGCGGCTCGTGCCGTCGGTGCCGCTCGTGCACGGCGAACGGATGTCGTATCGCAGCGTCTTCGCGCGCGTGTTGCCGCACGGCCTCGGCCTCGCGCTCGGCTCGGTCGGCTTCGGCTCGATCGCAACGTTCATCACGCTGTTCTATGCGGCGCGGCACTGGCCGAATGCGGCGCTGTCGCTGACGCTGTTCGGCACGATGTTTATCGGCGCGCGCCTGCTGTTCGCGAACACGATCAAAACGTATGGCGGGTTTCGCGTCGCGATCGCGTCGTTTTCGCTCGAATGCGTCGGGCTGTTGATGTTGTGGCTCGCACCGGTGCCGCATGTCGCGCTGGCTGGCGCCGCGCTGACGGGCTTCGGCTTTGCGCTCGTGTTTCCGGCCCTCGGCGTCGAGGCGGTCGGTCTCGTGCCGCCCGCGAGCCGGGGCGCGGCGCTGTCCGCGTACTCGGTGTTTCTCGATCTGTCGCTGGGCGTGACCGGGCCGCTTGCCGGGTACATCGCGGGTCAGTTCGGTTATGCGTCCGTGTATCTGTTCGCGGCCGTTGCGGCCGCGGCGGCGATTGCGCTGACGATGGTGCTTTATCAGCGCTACGTGCGCGGTGTAACGGGGCCGACCGCGGCGGTTTGA
- a CDS encoding pyridoxal-phosphate-dependent aminotransferase family protein, translated as MSTTTSTVPCPEVESLDAILPEEPLLMMGAGPVPIPAAVAKANAIVINHLGGTMSKVVGQVKTMARYVFQTNSKWVLGVAGPGSAAMEMAISNLAWPGTRMLSIRNGFFSERMAEMGRRVGAKVSLLDVPDRTVASLEEVAAAIGRERPEVVTIVQGETSNTVWNHHLQDIAALAKAAGALVVVDAVCTLSTMPLDMDAWGIDAVITGGQKGLSSIPGVSLIAFSEAAWERVKARKDPGPHWCLDASLAENFWHNAGYHYTAPVSGVLALHEALRLVCAETLEKRFARHQKCSLALQEAITAMGLQLYTPRECRLNSVIGIEVPGTLSPGDICGHISRHHQVEISGSFGLPIVRIGQMGEQCREHNLFRTVHAFGRTMVDLGVGVDLPAGVAALEKSLSNGTKAGAKAELLTH; from the coding sequence ATGTCCACTACAACGTCCACCGTTCCTTGTCCCGAGGTCGAATCGCTCGACGCCATCCTCCCCGAAGAACCGCTGCTGATGATGGGCGCCGGCCCGGTGCCGATTCCCGCCGCGGTGGCCAAGGCGAATGCGATCGTCATCAACCACCTGGGCGGCACGATGTCGAAGGTGGTCGGGCAGGTCAAGACGATGGCGCGCTACGTGTTCCAGACGAATTCGAAGTGGGTGCTCGGCGTCGCGGGTCCCGGCTCGGCCGCGATGGAGATGGCGATCTCGAATCTCGCGTGGCCGGGCACGCGCATGCTCAGCATCAGGAACGGCTTCTTCAGCGAGCGCATGGCCGAGATGGGCCGCCGTGTCGGCGCAAAGGTGTCGCTGCTCGACGTGCCGGACCGCACGGTCGCGAGCCTCGAAGAGGTTGCCGCGGCGATCGGCCGCGAGCGTCCGGAAGTCGTCACGATCGTGCAGGGCGAGACCTCGAACACCGTGTGGAATCACCATCTGCAGGATATTGCCGCGCTGGCGAAGGCGGCCGGCGCGCTGGTCGTCGTCGATGCGGTGTGCACGCTGAGTACGATGCCGCTCGATATGGACGCGTGGGGCATCGATGCGGTGATCACAGGCGGGCAGAAGGGCCTCTCGTCCATTCCCGGCGTGTCGCTGATCGCGTTTTCCGAGGCCGCGTGGGAGCGCGTGAAGGCGCGCAAGGATCCGGGCCCGCACTGGTGTCTCGATGCGTCGCTTGCCGAAAATTTCTGGCACAACGCCGGATATCACTACACGGCGCCGGTGTCGGGCGTGCTCGCGTTGCACGAGGCATTGCGGCTCGTTTGCGCGGAAACACTCGAGAAGCGCTTCGCCCGCCATCAGAAATGCTCGCTCGCGTTGCAGGAGGCGATCACGGCAATGGGTCTGCAGCTTTATACGCCGCGGGAATGCCGGCTCAATTCGGTGATCGGCATCGAAGTGCCGGGCACGTTGAGTCCCGGCGATATCTGCGGGCACATTTCGCGTCACCACCAGGTCGAGATCTCGGGGTCGTTCGGCTTGCCGATCGTGCGGATCGGGCAGATGGGCGAACAGTGCCGCGAGCACAACCTGTTTCGCACCGTGCACGCGTTCGGGCGGACGATGGTCGATCTTGGCGTGGGCGTCGATTTGCCGGCCGGTGTCGCGGCGCTCGAGAAGTCGTTGTCGAATGGGACGAAGGCGGGCGCGAAAGCCGAGTTGCTCACGCATTGA
- a CDS encoding bifunctional aspartate transaminase/aspartate 4-decarboxylase gives MAKGKSANGTDGATRDGGEQAKLAALSPFELKDELIKAAGGGAVERPANTAMLNAGRGNPNFLATIARHGFWQLGLFAMREAERSFAYMPEGVGGFPKRDGLSERFELFLRENKGVPGIDFLRGAVSYVRDQLGLPDGDFLYEMCEGILASNYPVPDRMLKLSELIVGQYLRREMIGKHPFVGEFDIFAVEGGTAAMTYIFNTMRENRLIKAGDTIALGVPIFTPYIEIPRLNDYQLNVINLSADVEKNWQYPEAELDKLRDPRVKAFFLVNPSNPPSVKISDESLRQIAEIVKERPDLILLTDDVYGTFADNFVSLFALAPKNTILVYSYSKYFGATGWRLGTIATHRDNVLDRLIAQLPKDVKKELHARYESITTEPDKLKFIDRLVADSRTVALNHTAGLSTPQQVQMVLFSLFSLMDTPDAYKCALKRLIRNRKRALYEEVGISFEDDDPNQVDYYTILDMEFLGERAHGREFVEWIKKNTQPSELLFRLAREARVVLLPGRGFGTAHPSGRVSLANLNESDYRAIGRAVRKLIEEYVERFNAATGKSLDKNKVK, from the coding sequence ATGGCAAAAGGCAAATCGGCTAACGGGACCGACGGTGCGACGCGCGACGGCGGTGAGCAGGCGAAGCTCGCCGCGCTGAGCCCGTTCGAGCTGAAGGACGAGCTCATCAAGGCGGCCGGCGGCGGCGCGGTCGAGCGTCCCGCGAATACCGCGATGCTCAATGCGGGCCGCGGCAATCCCAACTTTCTCGCGACCATTGCGCGCCACGGCTTCTGGCAACTGGGCCTCTTCGCGATGCGCGAAGCGGAGCGCTCGTTTGCGTATATGCCGGAGGGTGTCGGCGGCTTTCCGAAGCGCGACGGCTTGAGCGAACGCTTCGAGCTGTTCCTGCGCGAAAACAAAGGCGTGCCAGGCATCGACTTTCTGCGCGGCGCCGTGTCGTATGTGCGCGATCAGCTCGGGCTGCCGGATGGCGACTTTCTCTACGAGATGTGCGAGGGCATTCTCGCGTCGAACTATCCCGTGCCGGACCGGATGCTGAAGCTGTCGGAATTGATCGTCGGCCAGTATTTGCGGCGCGAGATGATCGGCAAGCATCCGTTCGTCGGCGAGTTCGATATCTTCGCGGTCGAAGGCGGCACCGCGGCGATGACCTATATCTTCAACACGATGCGCGAAAACCGGCTGATCAAGGCCGGCGACACGATCGCGCTCGGCGTGCCGATCTTCACGCCGTACATCGAGATTCCCCGGCTGAACGATTACCAGCTGAACGTGATCAACCTCAGCGCGGATGTCGAAAAAAACTGGCAATACCCGGAGGCCGAACTCGACAAGCTGCGCGACCCGAGGGTGAAGGCGTTCTTCCTCGTGAACCCGAGCAACCCGCCGTCGGTGAAGATCAGCGACGAAAGTCTTCGGCAGATTGCCGAGATCGTCAAGGAACGGCCCGACCTGATCCTGCTCACCGACGACGTGTACGGCACGTTTGCCGACAACTTCGTGTCGCTGTTCGCACTCGCGCCGAAGAATACGATTCTGGTCTATTCGTATTCGAAGTATTTCGGCGCGACGGGCTGGCGCCTCGGCACGATCGCAACGCATCGCGACAATGTGCTCGATCGCCTGATCGCCCAACTGCCGAAGGACGTGAAGAAGGAACTGCATGCGCGCTACGAGTCGATCACGACCGAGCCCGACAAGCTCAAGTTTATCGACCGGCTCGTCGCGGACAGCCGCACGGTCGCGCTCAATCACACCGCGGGCCTGTCGACGCCGCAGCAGGTGCAGATGGTGCTGTTCTCGCTGTTTTCTCTAATGGACACGCCCGACGCGTACAAGTGCGCATTGAAGCGGCTCATTCGCAACCGCAAGCGTGCGCTGTACGAAGAGGTTGGCATCTCGTTCGAAGACGACGATCCGAATCAGGTCGACTACTACACGATCCTCGATATGGAATTCCTCGGCGAACGTGCTCACGGCCGCGAGTTCGTCGAATGGATCAAGAAGAATACGCAGCCGTCCGAGCTGCTGTTCCGCCTTGCGCGCGAAGCGCGTGTCGTGCTGCTGCCGGGGCGCGGCTTCGGCACCGCGCATCCGTCGGGACGCGTGTCGCTTGCGAATCTGAACGAATCGGACTATCGCGCGATCGGCCGCGCGGTGCGCAAGCTCATCGAGGAATATGTCGAGCGTTTCAATGCCGCGACCGGAAAAAGCCTCGACAAGAACAAGGTGAAGTGA
- a CDS encoding 2-hydroxyacid dehydrogenase, which yields MRMILFSSRQYDRDTFSEANASFHYELHFQESYLDSETAILAHGYDVVCPFVNDTVDAAVLEQLHAGGTRLIALRSAGFNHVDLAAAARLDLPVLHVPAYSPHAVAEHAVGLILALNRRLPRAVARTREGDFSLTGLLGFDLHGKTVGIVGTGVIGRTFGRIMAGFGMQVIAYDPGPPAAELLALGAQYVPLDTLLASADIVSLHCPLVPATYHMIDAAALAKMKRGAMLINTGRGGLVESNALVGALKSGQLGHLGLDVYEEEGGLFFEDHSDTPLQDDVLARLLMFPNVIVTAHQAFFTREAMNEIAQTTLGNVKAWCDGAPVNVVRHAPARG from the coding sequence ATGCGCATGATCCTGTTCAGCAGTCGTCAGTACGACCGCGACACGTTCAGCGAAGCCAACGCGTCGTTTCACTACGAACTGCACTTCCAGGAGTCGTATCTCGACAGCGAGACCGCGATCCTCGCCCACGGCTACGACGTCGTCTGTCCGTTCGTCAACGACACTGTCGATGCAGCCGTGCTCGAACAGCTGCACGCGGGCGGCACGCGGCTGATCGCGCTGCGCTCGGCGGGCTTCAATCACGTCGACCTCGCGGCAGCCGCGCGCCTCGATCTGCCGGTGCTGCATGTGCCCGCTTACTCGCCGCATGCGGTCGCGGAGCACGCGGTCGGGTTGATTCTCGCGCTGAACCGGCGTTTGCCGCGCGCGGTCGCACGCACGCGCGAAGGCGACTTTTCGCTGACGGGCCTGCTCGGTTTCGATTTGCACGGCAAGACCGTCGGCATCGTCGGAACCGGCGTCATCGGCCGCACGTTCGGCCGCATCATGGCCGGTTTCGGCATGCAGGTAATCGCATACGACCCGGGCCCGCCCGCCGCCGAGCTGCTCGCGCTCGGCGCGCAATACGTGCCGCTCGACACGCTGCTCGCCAGTGCGGATATCGTGAGCCTGCACTGCCCGCTCGTGCCGGCCACCTACCATATGATCGATGCGGCTGCGCTCGCGAAGATGAAGCGCGGCGCGATGCTGATCAACACGGGGCGCGGCGGGCTCGTCGAAAGCAATGCGCTCGTCGGCGCGCTGAAGAGCGGGCAGCTCGGCCATCTCGGACTCGACGTCTATGAAGAGGAAGGCGGCCTTTTCTTCGAGGATCACTCGGATACGCCGCTGCAGGACGATGTGCTCGCGCGGCTTCTGATGTTCCCGAATGTGATCGTCACCGCACACCAGGCGTTCTTTACGCGCGAAGCAATGAACGAGATCGCGCAAACCACGCTTGGCAACGTGAAAGCATGGTGCGACGGCGCGCCGGTCAATGTCGTGCGGCACGCGCCGGCGCGCGGCTGA
- a CDS encoding crotonase/enoyl-CoA hydratase family protein, protein MTLETFGDHVRIEAIDAVATIVLDRPARRNAVDRPTANALSAAFARVESHADWRVAVLFGAGGTFCAGADLTALDDDTRRNELHADGSGPGPMGPTRTPFAKPVIAAISGYAVAGGLELAAMCDLRVVERSAVLGVFCRRVGIPLIDGGTVRLPRLVGLSRALDLILTGRALGADEAFAFGLANRIVEDGTARTAAEQLAAELAALPQSALLADRRSAYANSMLDDLADALRREGAGGYAAVFGEGMALAARFADGAGRHGSALDPSSGSSSDPSSGSSDRSTLD, encoded by the coding sequence ATGACCCTCGAAACATTCGGTGACCATGTCCGCATCGAAGCGATCGATGCGGTCGCAACGATCGTGCTCGATCGGCCCGCACGCCGCAATGCGGTCGATCGCCCGACGGCGAACGCCTTGTCCGCTGCGTTCGCGCGTGTCGAAAGCCATGCGGACTGGCGCGTTGCCGTGCTGTTCGGCGCGGGCGGCACGTTCTGCGCGGGCGCCGATCTCACCGCACTCGACGACGACACGCGCCGCAACGAGCTGCATGCCGACGGCAGCGGTCCGGGCCCGATGGGCCCGACGCGCACGCCGTTCGCAAAGCCCGTGATCGCCGCGATCTCGGGGTACGCGGTCGCGGGCGGGCTCGAGCTTGCGGCGATGTGCGATCTGCGCGTCGTCGAGCGTTCCGCCGTGCTCGGTGTGTTCTGCCGGCGCGTCGGTATTCCGCTCATCGACGGCGGCACGGTTCGCCTGCCGCGGCTCGTTGGTTTGTCGCGCGCGCTCGATCTGATTCTGACGGGCCGCGCGCTCGGCGCCGACGAGGCGTTTGCATTCGGGCTCGCGAATCGCATCGTCGAAGACGGCACGGCGCGCACTGCCGCGGAACAGCTCGCCGCGGAACTGGCCGCGCTGCCGCAGTCGGCATTGCTCGCGGACCGACGTTCGGCCTACGCAAACAGCATGCTCGACGATCTCGCCGACGCGTTGCGCCGCGAAGGCGCGGGCGGTTATGCGGCAGTGTTCGGCGAGGGCATGGCGCTCGCCGCACGCTTTGCCGACGGCGCCGGCAGGCATGGAAGCGCGCTCGATCCATCGAGTGGCTCATCGAGTGACCCATCGAGTGGCTCATCGGACCGCTCGACGCTCGACTGA
- a CDS encoding MFS transporter: MPLPLFALAIAAFGIGTTEFVIMGLLPDVARDLAVSIPAAGMLVSAYALGVTIGAPIVAIAVANMPRKKALMSLIGVFIVGNLLCAIAPNYAVLMIARIVTAFCHGAFFGIGSVVAAGLVAPNRRAQAIALMFTGLTLANVLGVPLGTALGQAVGWRSTFWAVTVIGVLAAAALAVCLPSRIEMQKASLLHEFKVLKNPQVLMVLGTSVLASASLFSTFTYITPILEDVTGFTPHAVTLVLLLFGLGLTVGSTLGGRLADWRPVQSLLAFLLAIVAILVVFAAAMHAQIPALLTVFAWGVLAFAIVPPLQMLIVDRASHAPNLASTLNQGAFNLGNATGAWLGGMAIGAGAPLTALPWVGVATAAGAVALTLWSVSLERRAQRMAVPG; encoded by the coding sequence ATGCCCCTGCCTCTTTTTGCCCTGGCCATTGCCGCATTCGGCATCGGCACGACTGAATTCGTCATCATGGGGCTGCTGCCCGACGTCGCGCGCGATCTCGCCGTGTCGATTCCGGCGGCCGGCATGCTCGTCTCGGCCTATGCGCTCGGCGTCACGATCGGCGCGCCGATCGTCGCGATCGCGGTCGCGAACATGCCGCGCAAGAAAGCGCTGATGAGCCTGATCGGCGTGTTTATCGTCGGCAACCTGCTATGCGCGATCGCGCCGAACTATGCGGTGCTGATGATTGCGCGCATCGTCACGGCGTTCTGCCACGGCGCATTCTTCGGCATCGGATCGGTGGTCGCCGCGGGCCTCGTCGCGCCGAATCGCCGCGCACAGGCGATCGCACTGATGTTCACGGGCCTCACGCTCGCGAATGTGCTCGGCGTGCCGCTCGGCACCGCGCTCGGCCAGGCAGTCGGCTGGCGCTCGACGTTCTGGGCGGTCACCGTGATCGGCGTGCTCGCCGCCGCGGCGCTCGCAGTCTGCCTGCCGTCGCGCATCGAGATGCAGAAGGCGAGCCTGCTGCATGAATTCAAGGTGCTGAAAAATCCGCAGGTACTGATGGTGCTCGGCACGAGCGTGCTCGCGTCGGCAAGCCTGTTCTCGACCTTCACCTACATCACGCCGATTCTCGAAGACGTGACCGGCTTTACGCCGCACGCGGTCACCCTCGTGCTGCTGCTGTTCGGCCTTGGGCTCACGGTCGGCAGCACGCTCGGCGGCAGGCTCGCCGACTGGCGGCCCGTGCAGTCGCTGCTCGCGTTCCTGCTCGCGATCGTCGCGATTCTCGTCGTGTTCGCGGCCGCGATGCATGCGCAGATTCCCGCGCTCCTCACCGTGTTCGCATGGGGCGTACTCGCCTTCGCGATCGTGCCGCCGTTGCAGATGCTGATTGTCGATCGCGCAAGCCATGCGCCGAATCTCGCATCGACGTTGAACCAGGGCGCGTTCAATCTCGGCAATGCCACGGGCGCATGGCTCGGCGGCATGGCGATCGGCGCGGGCGCGCCGCTCACGGCGCTGCCGTGGGTCGGCGTCGCGACGGCCGCCGGCGCCGTCGCGCTGACCTTGTGGTCGGTGTCGCTCGAACGGCGCGCGCAACGGATGGCGGTGCCGGGCTGA
- a CDS encoding MFS transporter, with amino-acid sequence MKVIFSRDFVALILSVAVVGLGMGATLPLTALALTGAGYGTDIVGLLTAAQAGGGLAAVPLTGWVGARFSGRQVIVGAVLAVALATASMQVTTNLLVWAVLRVVCGFALMLLFTFGEAWVNQLADDASRARVIAIYATNFTLFQMAGPVLVSRIAPFAASRFLVCGAIFLLALPMLAAMRATRRAAGEPEPHGNWRHVLPQMPALVIGTGFFALFDTLALSLIPLFAMTHGFTASVAVLFASAMLLGDTTLQLPIGWLADHLGRERVHIGAAVVVVVLLALLRWAVAVPWLCWPLLYVLGGAAGAIYTLSLVACGERFRGAALVSASSLVGASWSVASFGGPLIAGALMQHVGNDALIGVLLASALAFLGAAVWERRRGAVRALQ; translated from the coding sequence ATGAAAGTCATCTTCTCGCGCGATTTTGTTGCGCTCATTCTGAGCGTCGCCGTGGTCGGGCTCGGCATGGGCGCCACGCTTCCGCTGACCGCGCTCGCCCTCACCGGCGCGGGCTACGGCACCGATATCGTCGGCCTGCTGACTGCGGCGCAAGCGGGCGGCGGGCTCGCCGCCGTGCCGCTGACCGGCTGGGTCGGCGCGCGCTTTTCGGGCCGTCAGGTGATCGTCGGCGCCGTGCTCGCGGTAGCGCTCGCCACTGCGTCGATGCAAGTCACGACGAATCTGTTGGTCTGGGCCGTGTTGCGCGTCGTCTGCGGCTTCGCGCTGATGCTGCTCTTCACGTTCGGCGAGGCCTGGGTCAACCAGCTCGCCGACGACGCGTCGCGCGCCCGCGTGATCGCGATCTACGCGACGAACTTCACGTTGTTCCAGATGGCCGGACCCGTGCTCGTCAGCCGCATCGCGCCGTTCGCCGCCTCGCGCTTTCTCGTATGCGGCGCGATTTTTCTGCTCGCGCTGCCGATGCTCGCGGCCATGCGCGCGACGCGGCGCGCCGCCGGCGAACCCGAACCGCACGGCAACTGGCGGCACGTGCTGCCGCAGATGCCCGCGCTCGTGATCGGCACCGGCTTTTTCGCCCTGTTCGATACGCTCGCGCTGTCGCTGATCCCGCTCTTTGCGATGACACACGGCTTCACCGCGAGCGTCGCCGTGCTGTTCGCATCGGCGATGCTGCTCGGCGACACGACGCTGCAATTGCCGATTGGCTGGCTCGCCGATCATCTGGGTCGCGAGCGCGTGCATATCGGCGCGGCCGTGGTCGTCGTGGTGTTGCTCGCGCTGTTGCGCTGGGCGGTCGCCGTGCCGTGGCTGTGCTGGCCGTTGCTTTACGTGCTGGGCGGCGCGGCCGGGGCGATCTATACGCTGTCGCTCGTCGCCTGCGGCGAGCGCTTTCGCGGCGCGGCGCTCGTGTCCGCGAGTTCGCTTGTCGGTGCGTCGTGGAGCGTCGCGAGCTTCGGCGGCCCGCTCATTGCCGGCGCGTTGATGCAACACGTCGGCAACGATGCGCTGATCGGCGTGCTGCTCGCAAGTGCGCTCGCGTTTCTCGGCGCCGCGGTATGGGAACGGCGCCGCGGCGCGGTGCGGGCGTTGCAGTAG
- the fahA gene encoding fumarylacetoacetase: MSIGGELQATLDASRRSWVETANDPICDFPIQNLPFGVFSDRNSHARRAGVAIGNLIVDLAALESAGLLTAASPGAHGASHHDASVFARDSLNAFIALGRDAWRSVRVQLSALLERGNPRLRDDDALKARVFVPMSEATLHLPVEIPGYTDFYSSKEHATNVGSMFRDPANALLPNWLEIPIGYNGRASSVVVSGTPVRRPNGQLKLPDTPRPVFGACRKLDIELETGFIVGRGNALGEPIACAEAQDHIFGMVLLNDWSARDIQQWEYVPLGPFNSKTFATTISPWIVTLDALEPFRVAQPTQEPAPLEYLRHRPDGRHGFDIELEVRMRARNARRATTIARTNFRHMYWTMAQQLAHHTVSGCNTRVGDLMGSGTISGPTADSYGSLLELTWNGKKPLELEEGGTRTFIDDGDELTLAGWCQGDGYRVGFGTCVGEVLPARV; the protein is encoded by the coding sequence ATGAGTATCGGTGGCGAACTTCAGGCTACGCTCGATGCGTCGCGCAGAAGCTGGGTCGAGACCGCCAACGATCCGATCTGCGATTTCCCGATTCAGAACCTGCCGTTCGGCGTGTTCAGCGACCGGAACAGTCATGCGCGGCGCGCGGGCGTGGCGATCGGCAACCTGATCGTCGATCTCGCCGCGCTCGAAAGCGCAGGTCTGCTGACTGCCGCATCGCCGGGCGCGCATGGCGCCTCGCACCACGATGCAAGCGTATTCGCGCGAGATTCGCTGAACGCATTCATTGCGCTTGGCCGCGACGCGTGGCGCAGCGTGCGCGTGCAACTGAGCGCGCTTCTCGAGCGCGGCAACCCGCGCCTGCGCGACGACGACGCGCTGAAAGCGCGCGTATTCGTCCCGATGTCGGAGGCGACGCTGCATCTTCCGGTCGAGATTCCCGGCTACACGGACTTCTATTCGTCGAAGGAGCATGCGACGAATGTCGGCTCGATGTTCCGCGACCCGGCCAACGCGTTGCTGCCGAACTGGCTCGAGATCCCGATCGGATACAACGGGCGCGCGTCGTCGGTGGTCGTAAGCGGCACGCCGGTGCGGCGGCCCAATGGCCAGCTGAAACTGCCCGATACGCCGCGCCCGGTATTCGGCGCGTGCCGCAAGCTCGATATCGAGCTCGAAACCGGCTTTATCGTCGGGCGCGGCAATGCGCTCGGCGAGCCGATTGCGTGCGCCGAGGCGCAAGACCATATCTTCGGCATGGTGCTGCTCAACGACTGGAGCGCACGCGATATCCAGCAATGGGAATACGTGCCGCTCGGCCCGTTCAACTCGAAGACGTTTGCCACGACCATTTCGCCGTGGATCGTCACGCTCGACGCGCTCGAACCGTTTCGTGTCGCGCAGCCGACGCAGGAGCCGGCGCCGCTCGAGTATCTGCGGCATCGTCCGGACGGCAGGCATGGGTTCGATATCGAACTCGAGGTGCGCATGCGCGCGCGCAACGCGCGTCGTGCGACGACGATCGCCCGCACGAACTTCCGCCATATGTACTGGACGATGGCGCAGCAGCTCGCGCATCACACGGTGTCGGGCTGCAATACTCGGGTCGGCGATCTGATGGGGTCCGGGACGATCAGCGGGCCGACCGCCGATTCGTACGGCAGCCTGCTCGAGTTGACGTGGAACGGGAAAAAACCGCTCGAGCTCGAAGAAGGCGGCACGCGCACGTTTATCGACGATGGCGACGAGCTGACGCTGGCCGGATGGTGTCAGGGCGACGGGTATCGCGTGGGCTTCGGCACGTGTGTCGGCGAGGTCTTGCCGGCAAGAGTATGA